In Saccharomyces eubayanus strain FM1318 chromosome XIV, whole genome shotgun sequence, the sequence TCGTCATAAGAAGGTGGATCAGGAGTTCTCGTTACCAAGCTACTCAAGGAGTCACAATCACGCCCTGAACAGAATAGTTTAAAGGAGTTATCTCTCAATTTAGGGATTTTCCATggaaatttctttaatatcATGCAGGCGAAGATAATTGCTGAAGACCAAATATCTACGGGACGTGGATCATACTTTGCAAAAATACAAACTTCAGGTGCCAAATATGGATCACTACCGACAATTCCACTTGCTTCCACaagattctttgaaaatggaTATGAAAATACCACAGCTGCACCGAAATCAATTAATTTYACCACacctttttcatttataacACAATTATCTAGCTTTAAATCTCTATGAGCTAAGCCGATACTATGCAAATATTGCACACCAGTAAGGATCTGCTTAAAGCAGCAACAAATCTCCTCGTACGACATCTTATTACTCATAACAATAGCAAACAAATCGTATTCACAGTATTCCATTACTTGTAAAATTCTATCATTTTCATATACAATTTCGATTGTCTCAATAATATTGGGATGATTTAAAGTCGTACCAATACAGTACTCAGAGGTAATCTTCTTAACATAGTCtctttttgattcattttcaaatttagtTCTAAATTCCTTTACTGCAAAAATTTGGTTATCTACGATTCTTTGAACTAATTTGACGGAACCACCTGCTCCAGCACCTAAATCTTCTCCCGTCTTGACGTATCTCTTTGAAAACGGAACAGCAGAACCATGTGCGTGAGAATAAATAGTGTCCCCATTTCCATTATAGCTGTTAGAGGAAGGATAGTTTCCTGCTGCAAAATGAGATGATGAATGAGAATGCGATGGAACAGCCATCCCGGTAGACACAGGAGATCCATTTGGAATAGCGTTGTTATTGTTCGAGGACAGATTACTGCTAGAGctctttttgaagaatcTTTTTAAATCACCGATGGAAGAATGTTGCGATCTTGGAACGCTTTGGCTTGGGGGTAAATGGTCATGAACAGAAGATGGAGAGCCGTACAAGTTATCTGTGTAGGAACCAGTTGGTTGCCTCGATACAGAATAAATACTACTTTGTCTTGCACGAATCGGTTTAGGTATAGCAGTTGAGCCATTTGCAACATTAGAATTTTTAATACTCGTGGATGGACCATTAGAATTGGCGGGGTATGTCATGCCAGCAGAGTTTGGGTTTGAGGATTCTTTTGAGtttttagaaaagaaaagatttcCCAGTtgtgaagaaaatgaaccTGAACGTGAAATAGACCTTGCTTGGGTAGCAGTggtattgttgttgttgtccaTCGATGCTTTCTGAAGTTTTTGTTTGGAAATAATGAAGCGGGGCTCGACACTATCTACTTTTGGGGAAGATATAACATTAGAATCGATCGCAGAAATATTACTGGGCAAACCGCCTGCATATGTTTCGAGCcatgatgaagacaaagaGGAGCTGTTGCTATTCGAGCTGTTGTTGTCTTTGTTAGAATTTGGGACAGAGTAAGGAATACTYGAAGACAATGAAGGAATGACCTTTCCCGAAGTGTGTGAAGTAGCGGATAGTCTACTCGTGATTCTATTTTGTGGGGCAAGAGAAGAACCACCATACGAGGAAAGTCCAGCAGCCCCCTGGTCATTTATCAAAGACCCAAATCTATCTTTACTTTGTGCACTTGTGCCATATAATGAGGCAGTGTGGGCAAAATTGGAATTAAGAAAACTGGAAGAAAACTGATTTCTTTCGTCTAGTGAAGAACCGGCCGTTGATGACGAATCTTCCTCCGAGTATATTTGTGTAACCGTTGTAACGCTTCCAGGAACTGGCATAGTGGCCCTGTTACGTTCTCCATTGCTGCTGTTACTATCGCTTGCAATGTGACTACTACTCTTATTCCTTGTCTGAGCGTCAAGAGGATGTGACTCGGGCGTTGTGGTCAATGTATCAGCAGAAGTTCTCGGTGACGAATTTGAGGCTTcgttttttcgtttttccTGCAATAGTCTGGTTAATGACGACATCTTACTTGTATGCTGCTTTCCCTTTGAATTGCAATAGATAAGGACTGTGAAAGAATTTAAAAGTAGGAGGAAAAgttaataataacaatgaTGTACGGCAAATATCTTTAGCTTGTATCTGATAGTGTTTAGTTCAAAATGGTATGAGTCAAACTCTTATATTCTCTTAGTAGCACAAGACCTTTAGTTGTTACCGATTACTACCAGGTACGCCACCAACTAAACCGGAATTAACCAAGACAATACTGTTAAAGGTGGCCCAAGTAAGCTCTGAGATAAGCTATAAGGGTAGAAAAGATGGTATGCGTCATTGATAACGAAATTCCGTGCCAGATGATAGACCACTGACGACGAAATTAAAGATcccaaaaaatatatatttgttaCTATCTACACATACAGAtttatacaaaaaatgtCATTTTAAGTGAGGTTACTATACAACATGTCATGTATACCGTCTACAGCTTGTCGAGTACGTGTTGATGCTCCTCGTATAGCTTTTCGTGCATACCACGTAATTCTTTGTAGGCGTGAGTTAGTGCCTCCACGTTAGCTTTGAGTTCAGTaatctcttcatctttaGCGGTTTGATCGTCAAAAGATGAGACAGCGTCCGTTTCTGTACCAACCACTTTCACGTCACTTGAAATCCTGCCCATATGTGCGAACATGGACTCTTGGGACTTGATATGTTCCAAATAGCCATTAAAGTCGTTCAATGGTAACGCTAAACTAGGATCTGCCTCGGTTTCTGGCTCTCCTATCTGATACCAAATATCGTGCGAGAggcttttgttttgattatCAAATATAACCCTTTGTAGATTTGGTATCTTTAGAGAGTTATTGCCATTACTACCGCTGGTATGTTTTCCTGTAGTTGCTCCTTCAAACAGTTGGTCGCCACTTTCAGTTCTGTAAGGATTTACTAGAATATTAGTCACTTCCCCGACAGAAGCCTGTGACGTGGTCAAGGTTTGAATGGTTCTAATGATCTGTTTCGAGTATATTTCCGCAATGGAAACTTTCCCCTCAGTGTCACCGATCATAAGTAACGTACCATCCATTGATATTTCGAGACACGACACGTTAGAATCCAAAAGCTTATCGCAAACCAGCTGACCTATTGAATATAATGAATCCAAATCTTGATTTTCGCCACCAGTTACTAAACTGCGTTGTACCAATGAAAAGACTCTACCTTTTTGAATAGTGTTCATTCCTGTAGATTGTAACAGATTAACAATGGTGTTCCCCTTTAACTTATAGAACAAATTTAGTGCAAAACAGCCATCGGCAGTCCCAATATAACATGCCCTATCAGCAGGATCGAGGGATATAGATTTAATGGCAAAAGGTAATGTAAATGTAGCGAGCAATCTAGGCGCTTTGCCGATACTAACTTCATTaccgtcttcttcttgctttttttgcttctttttagAACCTATTAGACTCAAATCGTAGCATCTCATGGTAGCATCTTGAGATACCGTGAATAGTTTTGTACCAGCacaagataaaaattttcccTGACTGGTAGAAACTTGGAAGTCTGTAACAGGTAAAGTATGATCATGAAGAATGCAGATAGGCTTAGGCTCGTCATTCGATGCCGATACCAAATCGACTGTTTGCCATATAATAACTCTCGAATCGTTACCTGAAGTGACAATATACTTCCCGTTTAAAATCGACTTAATCTTGGTGATACTTTGATAGTGTGCCATCGGCTTCACATTCAATAAAATCCCCGAATTCAACTCCCATATGTACAGTTTACCCGATTCGGTGGAACCAAGCAACAGGTACGGAAGATTGAACTCTGGCAAGTTGTGGTTTACACCATGGATACGGTCGTACTGTACACCGGTATTTTGAACCACTTCTAGACATTTTAAAACTTCAGGTAATGGTAGGCGCTGTTCTACAGACTCTCTCTTGAATGAACCTGACATGTTGTAAACATTGATCAATGCCTTTTGTGCTTGAGCAACGAATAAGTACTTGCTGCCCACTTGGACACAACTATTTCTAGATTGGGTAGAACATTGTCTCAAATTTACTTGTTCGAATGAGTGCACAGAGGATATTGTCCCCGAGGTATTTGTTGTAAAAACGACTTCTTCATCCATTTTACTGGTCTTCACGCTGTTGTATTGAAAGGATGTTTGAACAACGTATTTATATGCTACGCTCTCTTTATCTCTGTTAGTTCTATACAACTGGAAATGGGCATCgatttaaaattttcattgagaggatttggaaaaaaatttcagatgGCGCGCTAGGTTTCTTTCGCAATATTTTGCAAGATCAAGAGTGGCGCTACCATATTAAAGCTTTAATGGCAGGTGGACACTCAGCCTGCCCACCATGTTATTACTCAAAAGGTTGGATTACATCTGTGGACTTTTTATCTTGAGATAAAGTTAACGATAAGTCACGAATGACAACTTCATTAACTGAGAAGGCCCTTTACATCCGCATGATCTCGCTTGCTCCCTCTGAGGAGTTATCTTATTGGCTTGTTTCACTGAACAACGGTGTCCGAAATGGTTTGCAATATGTGTCGTTTCCTTCCGAAGTGTCATTATACCGTTTTGTATGCATTTTTAAGGTGCCAATCCATCAAagcttctttggaaaatattttatgtGTTcgcgtttctttttgattgtAGACGCGATCAGATGAGCCTTTAAAAGCTGGAAGAAAGTGAGAAAGTGAACATTAAGAacgaagaaagagaaggGGAAAGTAAGTCTTGGGAAACAGTTACATATCGTCAAGTGTTAGCAAAGCTTACTGAGGGTAGAAAAAATAACTCGAAGTCGTGCTTAAGACAGAGGATGCctttgaatattattgGAACAGCCCTTTTAGATGGAACTGATAAAATTCCTTACTTTCAGACGATTAAAAAGGTGGCGCCTTATGTATTAGGGGCAAGTGCCATCAAATACTGGTCAAGAGGACCATCGAATACATGGGAAAGAAAGCTGCATGGCAAAGTGTATTTGGTTACTGGGGCTACTTCTCAAGGAATGGGGACATCTGTGGCCTTTAAAATGGCAGAATTAGGCGCACAGCTAATTATTTTGACCAGAGAAGTGGATGAATGGGTCACAGAGTGGTGTGAAGACTTACGtgaaaagacaaacaaCGAGCTAATTTTTGTAGAGAAATGTGACCTGAGTAATTTGTGGGAAATTCGTAAATTTGCCACAAGTTGGTTAGATAATTCGCCACCCAGAAGGTTAGATGGTGTTATTGTCATGTCTGGTGATATGGAGCCTTGGGGTGTTCCCAAAATATCTCTACCGAAAAGAAGATCTTCCAAGGATGGGTTGGAGTTACAAATAGCTACGAATTATGCGGctatttttcatcttttaaaTTTGCTGCAACCTAGTTTTAAGGCTCAACCACCTGATAGAGACGTAAGAATTATCCTTGCGACATGCTGGTTGCAAGTTGTTGGAGATATTAATGTGGAAGACCCCTTATGGCAAAATGCCAAGTATAAAAgtgctttgaaatttttcgcAAGCAGCAAGTTACAGTTGGGATTAAGCATGATGGAGTTGCAAAGGAGAATTACTGCAGACattcaaaagcaaaagactGATGGTGTCGAAAGAACAGGTAAAAATGTTACAATCACCATGGTGCAACCAGGAACAATGAGATCCAATAGTTTACGTCGTGTCATTAGTAATGGGTCAGTGATTTTATTGATGGTATTATATTGTATTTTACTATACCCTATATTGTGGTTATTTACCAAGAGCGGTCGTCGTGGTGATCAAAGTTTTTTGTATGCATTAATGACCCCAGAACTGGAAGAGATAAATCTAAAGGATACGAAGGCCAAGTACATTTCAGACTGCTCAATTGTAAAATTCGCTCGGAAGgaatttgatgatgaggaaTTACAGAAAAAGTTATTTGAGAATACTGAAAGAGATATATTACAActagagaaaaaaattgcagCGAAGAGGAATGCTGATGGAAAGAGAGGAAATGATgctaaaaagaaaaaacaaacgaagagcaagaaagaTGATTAGATAGTAAATTTATTCGGTCATCttttatataaaagaaaaaggagtgtaagtttatatatatatatatatatttctcgtattattattttttttctttgcaatttCAGTATATGTAaacttatttatttgttttatttgtCTTCTTGGCATTAAAGAATTACGcattttgaattcttcttcttcttctcgtTTCTTACCTTTGATTTGGTTTGTTTATTACAATGCGTCTTTGTGGCCATCTTGGTGCCTTTGGATTTAACCTGTTCGTGAGTTTTGTCTTTATGTTGTTTTTTAGTCGGCTTATAATTAAGGGcttctttttcctgttGTGAATTGTCCTTGGAAAGTGTGCTATCTGTACTATTATTGGGATGTGGATGTGGTTTTTGTTCTTGCATAATCTTGTCCTTGTTGTTATTAGTTGTGGCGGTCGTTAGTTCATCGGTGGTGGTCTCTTTTACTGATTTCTGCAGATTGGATTCCGGCTCGTAAATGGCATATCTCACTGCGTGTTCAAAAACCTCTCGGACACCAGCTTGAGTAGCAGCAGAACATTCCGTATATCCCATAAATCCGTACTCTTGCACGACTTTATCTATTTCCTCCTGGGATACATAATCAgaatttgtttcttgtagttttttctGAGTTACAGGATCATCTCTGAGATCAGCCTTGGTACCTACTAATAGTATCGGATACTTCTTTAATTTGGTGAAGAGAGAAAGGTTTTCAATATTAGAAGTTTGCTTAAGTTCAGGTAACCATTTTTCAGTGACATTAGCAAAACTAGCATGTTCACTTACAGAAAAACATattaagaaaatatcagtTTGAGGGTAACATAACGGTCTTAAACGATCGTAATCTTCCTGTCCTGCAGTGTCCCATAAATTGATCTTAAatagttttctttctgtaCTTGGTAAGGAatttgaagacgaaaatgaTTCTCCCTTAGTATTATCGCTTCCAGGCTCTAAGGGGCTATCTGTAGTTGCGGTAGGAATAGCTATAGTGGTGGAATAGTTATCAAAAACTGTTGGAACATAGTCGGTGGGGAAAGAATTGGTGGTATACGATATCAGAAGAGATGTTTTACCCACTGCACCATCACCAATTATTACGCACTTGATGGACCTCATTAGATCTCTACTATTCTATATTATCTTTAATACGTACGTCGGTGAGTGCTGCGTCCCTTTTTAGGCTACCGTGTTATTTATATATCCTGAATGTTGCCTTGTGCAATTGGCCGAAAATAACTAAATGTTCCAACCGTTCGAAAAAACAGCAACTCGACAAGGATtgtgttgttgttctttggTGGATCGGCCGTACGAGTTTTAGAGAGGGTACCAGGTAACCTTACTTTAAATAGcaaaactggaaaattACCACAAACTGgaaagtaaaaaagaaaagagaaaaaaaaaggagaagcTATAAATCCCAGTACTACGGAGAAGCAAGATGGAAGGAAAAGACGGAAAAATACCAAGGAAAGAAGGGAAGAAAGATGATCGAAGCAAGCACATGTCCACCTGCAGAGACTTTCCTTCAATCATCCACTTCATCgtatttcttcatcgttaCGTAACGGTTTCGACAATGAAGCAAAGTGAAATTTCAGGCGGAGGCCGAAAcgatgttttttttttttttttaacttttttcaagaatcattttcaataaggGAGAGACCTGCCCACCCCCCAGAAGCCCCCGCAAGGCCGAACGGAGCCAAGACCGAGGGCAATTGCGCAGGATAATCTTCCGGTTTG encodes:
- the NPR1 gene encoding serine/threonine protein kinase NPR1, translated to MSSLTRLLQEKRKNEASNSSPRTSADTLTTTPESHPLDAQTRNKSSSHIASDSNSSNGERNRATMPVPGSVTTVTQIYSEEDSSSTAGSSLDERNQFSSSFLNSNFAHTASLYGTSAQSKDRFGSLINDQGAAGLSSYGGSSLAPQNRITSRLSATSHTSGKVIPSLSSSIPYSVPNSNKDNNSSNSNSSSLSSSWLETYAGGLPSNISAIDSNVISSPKVDSVEPRFIISKQKLQKASMDNNNNTTATQARSISRSGSFSSQLGNLFFSKNSKESSNPNSAGMTYPANSNGPSTSIKNSNVANGSTAIPKPIRARQSSIYSVSRQPTGSYTDNLYGSPSSVHDHLPPSQSVPRSQHSSIGDLKRFFKKSSSSNLSSNNNNAIPNGSPVSTGMAVPSHSHSSSHFAAGNYPSSNSYNGNGDTIYSHAHGSAVPFSKRYVKTGEDLGAGAGGSVKLVQRIVDNQIFAVKEFRTKFENESKRDYVKKITSEYCIGTTLNHPNIIETIEIVYENDRILQVMEYCEYDLFAIVMSNKMSYEEICCCFKQILTGVQYLHSIGLAHRDLKLDNCVINEKGVVKLIDFGAAVVFSYPFSKNLVEASGIVGSDPYLAPEVCIFAKYDPRPVDIWSSAIIFACMILKKFPWKIPKLRDNSFKLFCSGRDCDSLSSLVTRTPDPPSYDESHSPEKKKSEGSSNNVSDPNNVNIGPQRLLHSLPEETQHIISRMIDLAPACRGNIDEIMEDPWIRSISMCRMVEDGLAFKVVEGDDHHHTQVDQSEAHIAGLEKKKKKDKQNN
- the IPI3 gene encoding chromatin-binding/pre-rRNA-processing protein IPI3; the encoded protein is MDEEVVFTTNTSGTISSVHSFEQVNLRQCSTQSRNSCVQVGSKYLFVAQAQKALINVYNMSGSFKRESVEQRLPLPEVLKCLEVVQNTGVQYDRIHGVNHNLPEFNLPYLLLGSTESGKLYIWELNSGILLNVKPMAHYQSITKIKSILNGKYIVTSGNDSRVIIWQTVDLVSASNDEPKPICILHDHTLPVTDFQVSTSQGKFLSCAGTKLFTVSQDATMRCYDLSLIGSKKKQKKQEEDGNEVSIGKAPRLLATFTLPFAIKSISLDPADRACYIGTADGCFALNLFYKLKGNTIVNLLQSTGMNTIQKGRVFSLVQRSLVTGGENQDLDSLYSIGQLVCDKLLDSNVSCLEISMDGTLLMIGDTEGKVSIAEIYSKQIIRTIQTLTTSQASVGEVTNILVNPYRTESGDQLFEGATTGKHTSGSNGNNSLKIPNLQRVIFDNQNKSLSHDIWYQIGEPETEADPSLALPLNDFNGYLEHIKSQESMFAHMGRISSDVKVVGTETDAVSSFDDQTAKDEEITELKANVEALTHAYKELRGMHEKLYEEHQHVLDKL
- the PBR1 gene encoding putative oxidoreductase, whose translation is MPLNIIGTALLDGTDKIPYFQTIKKVAPYVLGASAIKYWSRGPSNTWERKLHGKVYLVTGATSQGMGTSVAFKMAELGAQLIILTREVDEWVTEWCEDLREKTNNELIFVEKCDLSNLWEIRKFATSWLDNSPPRRLDGVIVMSGDMEPWGVPKISLPKRRSSKDGLELQIATNYAAIFHLLNLLQPSFKAQPPDRDVRIILATCWLQVVGDINVEDPLWQNAKYKSALKFFASSKLQLGLSMMELQRRITADIQKQKTDGVERTGKNVTITMVQPGTMRSNSLRRVISNGSVILLMVLYCILLYPILWLFTKSGRRGDQSFLYALMTPELEEINLKDTKAKYISDCSIVKFARKEFDDEELQKKLFENTERDILQLEKKIAAKRNADGKRGNDAKKKKQTKSKKDD
- the RHO5 gene encoding Rho family GTPase RHO5, producing the protein MRSIKCVIIGDGAVGKTSLLISYTTNSFPTDYVPTVFDNYSTTIAIPTATTDSPLEPGSDNTKGESFSSSNSLPSTERKLFKINLWDTAGQEDYDRLRPLCYPQTDIFLICFSVSEHASFANVTEKWLPELKQTSNIENLSLFTKLKKYPILLVGTKADLRDDPVTQKKLQETNSDYVSQEEIDKVVQEYGFMGYTECSAATQAGVREVFEHAVRYAIYEPESNLQKSVKETTTDELTTATTNNNKDKIMQEQKPHPHPNNSTDSTLSKDNSQQEKEALNYKPTKKQHKDKTHEQVKSKGTKMATKTHCNKQTKSKVRNEKKKKNSKCVIL